A genomic segment from Sorangium aterium encodes:
- the tssI gene encoding type VI secretion system tip protein TssI/VgrG: MQAPSPSALFQLRVDAPGTPDLEVVRFRGIERLSRCFSFDVTARLDAGAIDEATLAAALMERPASLRVPTSATEARAVTGVVTRVSVEGADGDGRAVVRVRIEPRLALLGEGRQSRIFQEQPLSGVLGAVLAEAGLPHRFSLAAPRPPRVYCVQHQESDLAFITRLCAEDGVFFWFEPPEGGDGDPAAPEVIVFADSPGAYAQIAGDPTLAYRQATGAAALAPEERHVTRFVRRQAKAPRGARVKGFDFARPALDLGAARGEAIRARTTYDHHDHDERIDAGAERAQIALEQARARADLGEGASWCRRLAPGHRFSLEGHDVAALNGRYVLTRVEHEGHNAHLSGSDGPSYEARFRCAPEAVPVRPPAPRASVRQALETATVVGPPGEEIHTDALGRVKVQFHWDLDGARDDRSSCWLRVATPWAGAGWGFQFVPRVGMEVLVGFLGGDLDRPVVVGALHNGLHAPTHPLPRSRSRSGIRTQSTPGGGGYNEIAFEDRAGGEQVVIRAQRDLDASIENDATETVGRDKTLNVAGKQVVRVEGDRDDHVTGALVEVVEGGASRSCGGDARGRTTGSVAEEILQNRSVEVHGTDTATLHGGSTTVVGGPHVLRVDAEHTLLVGEGRDDGQAEVSVSRKYLLSSGSVIRVRAEDSIVLESGQSSIEVTPKGVVIRARSIEVVGSERASLSGPGPAVRLASDAEIVSKVVKIYGEEASIELGKKASVKGEQVLLNCDEGAPEPPEDGEAPPGTKRFSIRLTDERFEPYAGKRFKMVCEGLKLDGETGRDGSIEADVPEAARTAEITLWLGEFPTGQVRRYSIQIEDLPAPTSIAGAQIRLKNLGYYRGAGKGEIDDETRASLRRFQSDHALEPTGELDGATAGSIVERHGS; encoded by the coding sequence GTGCAGGCGCCCTCGCCCTCCGCCCTCTTCCAGCTCCGCGTCGACGCGCCCGGGACACCCGATCTGGAGGTCGTGCGCTTTCGAGGGATCGAGAGGCTCTCACGCTGCTTCTCCTTCGATGTCACCGCGCGGCTCGACGCCGGGGCGATCGATGAGGCGACCCTCGCCGCCGCGCTGATGGAGCGGCCCGCGTCCCTGCGCGTGCCCACCTCGGCGACCGAGGCGCGCGCGGTGACCGGCGTCGTCACCCGGGTGAGCGTCGAGGGCGCCGACGGCGACGGGCGCGCCGTCGTCCGCGTGCGCATCGAGCCGCGGCTCGCCCTCCTCGGCGAGGGGCGGCAGAGCCGGATCTTCCAGGAACAACCCCTCTCGGGCGTCCTCGGCGCCGTGCTCGCCGAGGCGGGGCTGCCCCACCGCTTCTCCCTCGCCGCGCCCCGGCCCCCGCGCGTCTACTGCGTCCAGCACCAGGAGAGCGATCTCGCCTTCATCACCAGGCTCTGCGCGGAGGACGGCGTCTTCTTCTGGTTCGAGCCGCCCGAGGGCGGCGATGGCGATCCGGCGGCGCCCGAGGTGATCGTCTTCGCCGATTCGCCCGGGGCCTACGCGCAGATCGCCGGCGATCCCACGCTCGCCTACCGCCAGGCGACGGGCGCCGCCGCGCTCGCTCCCGAGGAGCGGCACGTGACGCGGTTCGTGCGGAGGCAGGCGAAGGCGCCGCGCGGCGCGCGGGTGAAGGGCTTCGACTTCGCGCGGCCGGCGCTCGATCTCGGCGCGGCCCGAGGGGAGGCGATCCGGGCGCGCACGACGTACGATCACCACGATCACGACGAGAGGATCGACGCCGGCGCCGAGCGGGCGCAGATCGCGCTGGAGCAGGCCCGGGCGCGCGCGGATCTCGGCGAGGGCGCGTCGTGGTGCAGGCGGCTCGCGCCGGGGCACAGGTTCTCGCTGGAGGGCCACGACGTCGCCGCGCTCAACGGGCGCTACGTGCTGACCCGGGTCGAGCACGAGGGCCACAACGCGCACCTCTCGGGCAGCGACGGGCCGAGCTACGAGGCGCGCTTCCGCTGCGCGCCCGAGGCCGTGCCGGTGAGGCCCCCCGCGCCCCGCGCGTCGGTGCGGCAGGCGCTCGAGACCGCGACCGTCGTCGGCCCGCCCGGCGAGGAGATCCACACCGACGCGCTCGGCCGCGTGAAGGTGCAGTTCCACTGGGACCTCGACGGCGCGCGCGACGACAGGAGCTCGTGCTGGCTCCGCGTCGCGACGCCGTGGGCGGGCGCGGGCTGGGGCTTCCAGTTCGTGCCTCGCGTGGGGATGGAGGTCCTCGTCGGCTTCCTCGGCGGCGATCTCGACCGCCCCGTCGTCGTGGGCGCGCTCCACAACGGCCTCCACGCGCCGACGCACCCGCTGCCGCGCTCGCGCTCGCGGAGCGGCATCCGCACGCAGTCGACGCCGGGCGGCGGCGGATACAACGAGATCGCCTTCGAGGACCGGGCCGGCGGCGAGCAGGTGGTGATCCGCGCGCAGCGCGATCTCGACGCCTCGATAGAGAACGACGCCACGGAGACCGTCGGCCGCGACAAGACCCTCAACGTCGCGGGGAAGCAGGTCGTCCGCGTCGAGGGCGACCGCGACGATCACGTCACGGGGGCGCTCGTCGAGGTCGTCGAGGGCGGCGCATCGAGGAGCTGCGGCGGCGACGCGCGCGGCCGCACCACGGGCAGCGTCGCGGAGGAGATCCTCCAGAACCGGAGCGTCGAGGTGCACGGCACGGACACGGCCACGCTCCACGGCGGCTCGACGACCGTGGTGGGCGGCCCGCACGTGCTCCGCGTCGACGCCGAGCACACGCTGCTCGTGGGCGAGGGCCGCGACGACGGCCAGGCCGAGGTCTCGGTGTCGCGCAAGTACCTGCTCTCCTCGGGCAGCGTGATCCGCGTCCGCGCCGAGGACTCGATCGTGCTCGAGTCGGGCCAGAGCTCGATCGAGGTCACGCCGAAGGGCGTGGTCATCCGGGCGAGGTCGATCGAGGTCGTGGGCTCGGAGCGCGCGTCGCTGTCCGGCCCGGGCCCGGCGGTGCGGCTCGCGAGCGACGCGGAGATCGTGTCGAAGGTCGTCAAGATCTACGGCGAGGAGGCGTCGATCGAGCTCGGCAAGAAGGCGAGCGTGAAGGGCGAGCAGGTGCTCCTCAACTGCGACGAGGGCGCGCCCGAGCCGCCGGAGGACGGCGAGGCGCCGCCGGGGACGAAGAGGTTCAGCATCCGGCTGACCGACGAGCGGTTCGAGCCCTACGCCGGCAAGCGGTTCAAGATGGTGTGCGAGGGCCTGAAGCTCGACGGCGAGACGGGCCGTGACGGATCCATCGAGGCGGACGTGCCGGAGGCGGCGAGGACGGCGGAGATCACGCTGTGGCTCGGCGAGTTCCCCACGGGGCAGGTGCGGCGCTACTCGATCCAGATCGAGGACCTGCCGGCGCCGACGTCGATCGCCGGAGCGCAGATCCGGCTCAAGAACCTCGGGTATTACCGGGGCGCGGGCAAGGGGGAGATCGACGACGAGACGCGCGCCTCGCTGCGGAGGTTCCAGAGCGACCACGCGCTGGAGCCGACGGGGGAGCTCGACGGGGCGACCGCCGGGTCGATCGTCGAGCGGCACGGGAGCTGA